Part of the Sinorhizobium terangae genome is shown below.
GTCTTGCCGGCGTCAATGCGCTCAGGATCGAGGACGAGAATGCCGAAGGCGTTGACGACGCCGTGGACTTCATCGCCGCACTCCGGCAGTCGAAGACCAAGGCCGACATCCCGGTCGGCCGGCGGGTCGTGGTGCTCGGCGGCGGCATGACCGCCATCGACGCGGCCGTCCAGGCGAAGCTGCTCGGAGCCGAGGAGGTGACGATCTGCTACCGCCGCGGCAAGGAACACATGAATGCCTCCGAGTTCGAGCAGGATCTCGCAACTTCCAAGGGCGTCACCATCCGCCACTGGCTGCAGCCGAAGCGCATCGCGCTGAAGGATGGCAAGGTCGCTGGCATCGAACTTGAGTACACCACGCTTGACAACGGCAAGCTGACGACAACAGGGGAAACGGGTATCATCGCAGCCGACCAGATTTTCAAGGCCATCGGCCAGACCTTCGAAGCCTCTGGCCTCGGCGCGCTTCAGTTGGAGGGCGGACGCATCGTCGTCGATGCGGAAGGCCGCACGTCGCTCGCCAGTGTCTGGGCGGGCGGCGACTGCGTGCTGGGCGGAGAGGACCTGACCGTTTCCGCCGTCGCCATGGGGCGCGACGCCGCCGAATCGATCAACCGGGCTTTCGCCGCGGCTCAGCCGCTGGCGAGCGCCGTCGCGTAAGAAGCGGAACAGGATCGAGAGGACGAAACAATGGCTGATCTTCGCAACAATTTTGTCGGCATCAAATCCCCGAACCCGTTCTGGCTCGCTTCGGCGCCGCCGACGGACAAGGCCTATAACGTCGAGCGCGCCTTCAAGGCCGGCTGGGGTGGCGTCGTCTGGAAGACGCTCGGCGAGGAAGGATCGCCGGTCGTCAACGTCAACGGACCACGCTACGGCGCGATATGGGGCGCCGACCGGCGCCTGCTCGGCTTGAACAATATCGAGCTCATCACCGACCGCGACCTTTACGTGAACCTGCGCGAGATGAAGCAGGTCAAGATGAACTGGCCTGATCGCGCTCTGATCGCCTCGATCATGGTGCCTTGCGAGGAGAACGCCTGGAAGGCGATCCTGCCGCTCGTCGAAGAAACCGGGGCCGACGGCATCGAGCTTAATTTCGGCTGTCCGCATGGCATGTCCGAGCGCGGCATGGGGTCCGCGGTCGGCCAAGTGCCCGAATATATCGAGATGGTCGTACGCTGGTGCAAACAGTACACGCGCATGCCGGTGATCACCAAGCTGACGCCGAACATCACCGACATCCGCAAACCCGCCCGAGCAGCCAAGGCAGGCGGCACCGACGCCGTGTCGCTGATCAACACGATCAACTCGATCACTTCGGTCAATCTCGACACGTTCTCACCGGAGCCCTCGATCGACGGCCGGGGCAGCCACGGCGGCTATTGCGGCCCGGCGGTGAAGCCGATCGCGCTCAACATGGTCGCCGAGATCGCCCGCGATCCGCAAACCCAGGGACTGCCGATCTCGGGCATCGGCGGCATCACCACATGGCGCGACGCGGCCGAATTCCTGGCTCTCGGTGCCGGCAACGTCCAGGTCTGCACGGCAGCGATGACCTACGGATTCAAGATCGTCCAGGAAATGATTTCCGGCCTTTCCGACTGGATGGACGCCAAGGGCCATAGGTCGCTCGACGACATCTGCGGTCGCGCCGTGCCAAACGTCACGGACTGGCAGTACTTGAACCTCAACTATGTCGCCAAGGCGAAGATTGACCAGGACGCCTGCATCAAGTGCGGTCGCTGTCACATCGCCTGCGAGGACACCTCGCACCAGGCGATCACCCAGTTCGTCAACGGCGTGCGCCATTTCGAGGTGATCGAAGAGGAATGCGTCGGCTGCAATCTCTGCGTTAACGTCTGCCCCGTCTCGAACTGCATCACGATGGAGCCGCTCGCGGCCGGCACTCTCGACAAACGCACCGGCAAGCCGGTGGACCCGAACTACGCCAACTGGACGACCCATCCCAACAATCCGATGGCTCGACAGGCCGCTGAGTAAGGGAACGTCGATGATACAGGAGGGCCGCCGGGAGGGAGCACCGGCGGCCTTTCGTCTTTGTGGTGGGCGCAAAGCATTCCAGGAAAAAGTGTGCAACGGTTTTCCGTCCGGAATTGCGTCGTTTCAATGCGTTAGATCGGTTCATCCCTTCAATGAAACGATCTAGAATTCGATCACGACCTTGCCGAAGGGACCGCGATCGAGATGCGCCAGCGCCTCGCGGAAATCGGCGAACGTGTATCGCTTGTCGATGACCGGCTTCAGGCCGATGCGGTCGACCGCGCCAACGAAATCTTCGAGCGCCCGGCGATGCCCCACGCTGATGCCCTGCAGCACCGGGGATTTCAAAAGCAGCGGCGCCGCCGGCCCTGAAATCTCGAAGCCTTCCAATACGCCGATCACGGAAATGCGCCCGTCGGCCGCGACCGCTCTCAGCGACTGGCCAAGGCCGGCGCCGCCAGCGATTTCCAGAATGTGGTCGGCGCCGTGGTCTGCGGTCAGCTCATAAACCCGTTCGACCCAGTCCTCAGATTTGCGATTGATGCCGTGGTCAGCGCCAAGTGCCAGCGCCCGGGCGAGCTTTTCCTGGCTTCCCGACGTGACGATCACCTCGGCACCCATCGCCTTGGCGATCTG
Proteins encoded:
- the preA gene encoding NAD-dependent dihydropyrimidine dehydrogenase subunit PreA encodes the protein MADLRNNFVGIKSPNPFWLASAPPTDKAYNVERAFKAGWGGVVWKTLGEEGSPVVNVNGPRYGAIWGADRRLLGLNNIELITDRDLYVNLREMKQVKMNWPDRALIASIMVPCEENAWKAILPLVEETGADGIELNFGCPHGMSERGMGSAVGQVPEYIEMVVRWCKQYTRMPVITKLTPNITDIRKPARAAKAGGTDAVSLINTINSITSVNLDTFSPEPSIDGRGSHGGYCGPAVKPIALNMVAEIARDPQTQGLPISGIGGITTWRDAAEFLALGAGNVQVCTAAMTYGFKIVQEMISGLSDWMDAKGHRSLDDICGRAVPNVTDWQYLNLNYVAKAKIDQDACIKCGRCHIACEDTSHQAITQFVNGVRHFEVIEEECVGCNLCVNVCPVSNCITMEPLAAGTLDKRTGKPVDPNYANWTTHPNNPMARQAAE